A genomic segment from Roseibium algicola encodes:
- a CDS encoding 2Fe-2S iron-sulfur cluster-binding protein, producing MILALQIGGGTIVALALFQLCLGVYSSVAVVFRERRLDARHLQHFNDLAQAALRNAEVDRLKSGTTWAGKRKFRIVEKRVENKCGDICSFYLQPHDGGELPPFLPGQFLTFELPISDQPAPVIRCYSLSDSPSRLDRYRVTIKKLSPPPDAGETVPGGLSSTYFHASLKEGDVVDVQAPKGGFVLDLQSERPVVLIGGGVGLTPVLSMLKALDDAGSHREVHFFHAARSGDDIVLCDEIREIAERRNNVHYRVLYSAPTDACVEGRDYDCPGLLTVDVLKRYLTSSNYEFYVCGPPQMMSSLTEQLRDWGVPDSDIHFEAFGPASVKTVKSPASSREAAESVQVEFSRSGKKVSWHEQDGTLLDLAERNGIRVASGCRAGNCGTCATALKEGDVTYVTRPASSPAQGSVLMCIACPGGNVILDA from the coding sequence ATGATCCTGGCACTGCAAATCGGCGGTGGTACGATTGTTGCGCTCGCCCTGTTTCAGCTCTGCCTCGGGGTTTATTCATCTGTGGCGGTCGTCTTTCGCGAAAGACGCCTGGACGCCAGGCACCTGCAGCATTTCAACGATCTGGCACAGGCTGCCCTGCGCAATGCAGAAGTCGACAGGCTCAAGTCCGGAACGACCTGGGCCGGCAAACGCAAGTTCCGGATTGTCGAAAAGCGTGTCGAAAACAAATGCGGCGATATCTGCTCGTTCTATCTTCAGCCGCATGACGGAGGCGAGCTTCCACCGTTTCTGCCGGGCCAGTTCCTGACGTTCGAACTGCCGATTTCAGATCAGCCCGCACCAGTTATCCGGTGCTATTCCCTGTCCGACAGTCCCTCCCGTCTGGACCGGTACCGGGTCACGATCAAGAAACTGTCACCGCCGCCGGATGCCGGTGAAACCGTACCTGGCGGGCTATCTTCGACCTATTTCCATGCCAGCCTCAAGGAAGGTGATGTCGTCGATGTGCAAGCGCCCAAGGGCGGTTTCGTATTGGACCTGCAATCGGAACGGCCGGTAGTCCTGATTGGTGGTGGTGTCGGCCTGACACCGGTGCTGTCCATGCTGAAAGCGCTTGACGATGCCGGCAGCCACCGCGAAGTGCATTTCTTCCACGCCGCGCGTAGCGGCGATGACATTGTGCTGTGCGACGAAATCCGGGAGATCGCCGAGCGGCGGAACAACGTCCATTACCGCGTGCTCTACAGCGCACCGACTGATGCTTGCGTTGAGGGACGGGATTACGATTGCCCGGGCCTCCTGACAGTTGATGTGCTGAAGCGGTATCTGACGTCTTCCAACTACGAGTTCTATGTTTGCGGCCCTCCGCAGATGATGTCTTCGTTGACGGAGCAGCTGCGCGATTGGGGCGTACCGGACAGCGATATCCACTTCGAGGCATTCGGGCCTGCGTCCGTCAAAACCGTCAAGTCGCCGGCAAGTTCACGGGAGGCGGCTGAAAGCGTGCAGGTGGAATTTTCGCGCTCCGGCAAGAAGGTTTCCTGGCACGAGCAGGACGGAACGCTGCTGGATCTGGCCGAACGCAACGGCATCCGGGTCGCTTCCGGCTGCCGGGCAGGCAACTGCGGAACCTGCGCGACAGCGCTCAAGGAAGGCGACGTGACCTATGTCACGCGGCCCGCCAGCAGCCCGGCGCAAGGGTCCGTGCTCATGTGTATCGCTTGCCCGGGAGGCAATGTCATTCTGGACGCCTGA
- a CDS encoding multiheme c-type cytochrome — protein sequence MKPLFGILILSGAGSVDRAAAFSDEFRQYHQQLIQSGDVRALVDFVSQLENGRSAGDRLILAQAEQNDDLLTPAEDAVSDEAILTDSSDDLLPSDDGSDDLLTAEEPGAASVSDGDDLLAGDDPKADGDDLLAGDDLLAGDDLLEGDDLLAGDGADVSGDDLLAGDDDLLSDDDLLTVGDDDDLLSGGGTGLTETVEGKKKEETIRRTANAEHEKLFLESKYPSANTCATCHPGQYEQWSVSQHAYAQLSPIYMAMQTTINMKTSATNGDFCIRCHNPVGMNIGESLYVSNLKRNPTSREGITCVACHRVSRNYGKISGRFALEEGDVFSPVYGPKGGEELKRVLNTPEEYRVSQSKDDPGRSIHTEAKPFFALTKPGFCGTCHDVTLFNGFKLEEAFAEYKRSPAAKRGETCQDCHMGKVQGVASGYDYGPAAIVGDVPTRNRKLTNHMFAGPDYSIIHPGIFPHNVEAAEFKTLAEWLQFNVGAGWGTDKFEDNVKDGYKFPEAWSSIDDRYDGREILDTQFERLEKARQARLQVLRNGFKLSDITIVDNTSRALKFSVDVSSGTDGHGVPTGFDAERLIFLQVTVKDSKGNTVYVSGDRDPNGDVRDAHSLYVHNGELKLDKDLFSLQSKFVVRLLRGGEREQVLAVNTSTDVLPLVRPERRATTIYGRPRGARKHKQNLEPGASRTATYAVPAENLKPGERYSISVKLISQMVPVNLIAAIQGAGFDYGMSPAGIARKVVQGSSVLWTRKASVVLK from the coding sequence TTGAAGCCTCTTTTCGGAATACTCATCCTTTCCGGCGCCGGCAGTGTTGATCGCGCAGCCGCTTTTTCAGACGAATTTCGGCAGTATCACCAGCAGCTTATCCAATCTGGCGATGTACGGGCGCTGGTCGATTTCGTATCCCAACTCGAAAACGGCAGGAGCGCCGGCGATCGCCTGATCCTGGCGCAAGCCGAACAGAATGATGACTTGCTGACGCCCGCCGAAGACGCAGTTTCGGATGAGGCGATTCTGACGGACAGCAGTGACGACCTGCTGCCTTCCGATGACGGAAGCGATGATCTGCTGACCGCAGAGGAACCCGGTGCCGCCTCTGTTTCCGATGGTGACGATCTGCTGGCAGGTGATGATCCCAAGGCTGATGGAGATGATCTTCTGGCTGGAGATGACCTTCTGGCCGGGGATGATTTGCTTGAAGGTGATGACCTGCTTGCGGGCGACGGGGCCGATGTTTCCGGCGACGACCTTCTGGCAGGAGATGACGATCTTCTTTCCGATGATGACCTTCTGACAGTTGGCGATGATGACGACCTGCTGAGTGGCGGCGGAACCGGGCTGACCGAAACCGTCGAAGGCAAGAAAAAAGAAGAAACGATCCGGCGAACAGCCAATGCGGAGCATGAAAAGCTCTTCCTGGAAAGCAAATATCCCTCCGCAAACACCTGTGCGACCTGCCACCCTGGCCAGTATGAGCAATGGTCCGTTTCTCAGCATGCTTATGCGCAGCTGAGCCCGATCTACATGGCGATGCAGACCACCATCAACATGAAGACCAGCGCGACCAACGGCGACTTTTGCATTCGCTGTCACAACCCGGTCGGCATGAACATTGGCGAGTCGCTCTATGTCTCAAACCTGAAGCGCAACCCGACCTCACGGGAGGGCATCACCTGCGTTGCCTGCCACCGCGTCAGCCGAAACTACGGCAAGATCAGTGGCCGGTTCGCGCTGGAAGAGGGGGATGTATTCTCGCCGGTCTATGGCCCGAAGGGCGGCGAGGAGCTGAAGCGCGTTCTGAACACGCCCGAGGAATACCGGGTTTCCCAAAGCAAGGATGATCCGGGACGCAGCATCCATACCGAGGCGAAGCCTTTCTTCGCGCTCACCAAGCCAGGCTTTTGCGGCACCTGTCATGATGTGACGCTGTTCAACGGCTTCAAGCTTGAAGAGGCTTTTGCCGAATACAAGCGCTCGCCGGCCGCCAAGCGGGGCGAGACCTGCCAGGACTGCCATATGGGCAAGGTTCAGGGCGTTGCCTCCGGCTATGACTACGGCCCCGCCGCAATCGTTGGTGATGTCCCGACCCGTAACCGCAAACTGACCAACCACATGTTTGCAGGCCCTGATTACTCGATCATTCATCCGGGCATTTTCCCGCACAACGTCGAGGCGGCGGAGTTCAAGACGCTGGCTGAATGGCTGCAGTTCAATGTCGGCGCCGGTTGGGGAACGGACAAGTTCGAGGACAACGTCAAGGACGGCTACAAGTTTCCCGAAGCCTGGTCGTCCATCGATGATCGTTATGATGGCCGCGAGATCCTGGATACCCAGTTCGAGCGGCTGGAAAAGGCGCGTCAGGCACGGCTTCAGGTGCTGCGCAACGGCTTCAAGCTGAGCGACATCACCATTGTCGACAACACCAGCCGGGCTCTCAAGTTCTCCGTCGATGTCAGCAGCGGCACGGACGGACACGGTGTGCCGACCGGGTTTGACGCCGAACGGCTGATATTCCTTCAGGTGACGGTCAAGGACAGCAAGGGCAACACGGTTTATGTGTCCGGTGACCGAGACCCCAATGGCGACGTTCGCGATGCCCACTCGCTTTACGTTCACAATGGCGAGCTGAAGCTCGACAAGGACCTGTTCAGCCTGCAATCCAAGTTCGTGGTCCGGTTGCTGCGTGGCGGTGAACGCGAACAGGTGCTGGCGGTGAACACTTCGACGGACGTTCTGCCGCTCGTTCGGCCGGAACGCCGGGCAACCACCATCTACGGCAGGCCGCGCGGGGCCAGAAAGCACAAGCAGAACCTGGAACCGGGGGCAAGCCGCACCGCGACCTATGCCGTTCCCGCCGAAAACCTGAAGCCGGGTGAACGCTATTCCATCTCGGTGAAGCTGATTTCACAGATGGTGCCGGTCAACCTGATCGCGGCCATTCAGGGAGCGGGCTTCGACTACGGCATGAGCCCGGCCGGTATCGCGCGCAAGGTGGTGCAGGGCAGCTCCGTGCTGTGGACGCGCAAGGCGAGTGTCGTGCTCAAATGA
- a CDS encoding AbiJ-NTD4 domain-containing protein produces the protein MTTEDPYIPFSQRAGLSQVPPQLKLGEVSSELRQLLEYYLQLEWDRNTGSNYNGIFYNKAWGRVAQDFHVKFLKQRISNYRANPTDLLKGLQELTQKSEIGFLFDAIEFFVRNPQCSHELKRDLSRAFVESRAAYRIVEQRIIAIGSEEQAEAFERAITDTEKSGSIAARSHLISAGTALRDGEWAASVRESINAVESMALLLAPNKGTLGAALAVLEKDGRLHGGLKTAFSALYGYTSDEEGVRHALVFQNEAHVDEADALFMLGACASFVTYLVSRKPSDA, from the coding sequence ATGACAACTGAAGACCCTTACATTCCTTTTTCGCAGAGAGCAGGTCTCAGTCAAGTGCCGCCGCAGCTCAAGCTTGGCGAAGTGTCAAGTGAACTTAGGCAGTTGCTTGAGTACTACCTTCAGCTTGAATGGGATCGAAATACTGGTTCCAACTATAATGGTATATTTTATAATAAAGCTTGGGGACGCGTTGCTCAGGACTTTCACGTAAAATTTCTCAAGCAAAGAATTTCAAACTACAGAGCAAATCCAACTGACCTCTTGAAGGGTTTGCAAGAGCTAACCCAAAAGTCAGAAATTGGCTTTTTGTTTGATGCGATTGAGTTTTTTGTTCGCAATCCACAATGTAGCCACGAGCTCAAGAGAGATTTGTCACGAGCGTTTGTAGAATCTCGCGCAGCATATCGCATCGTAGAACAAAGAATTATTGCAATTGGCTCCGAGGAGCAAGCCGAGGCATTTGAGCGCGCCATCACTGATACTGAAAAAAGTGGTTCCATTGCTGCGAGGTCTCATTTGATTTCAGCAGGAACGGCACTTCGCGACGGCGAATGGGCGGCCTCCGTGAGGGAGAGCATTAATGCGGTAGAATCAATGGCTCTTTTGCTCGCCCCAAATAAGGGGACACTGGGAGCAGCTCTGGCAGTGCTGGAAAAAGACGGCCGCCTGCATGGAGGCTTAAAGACTGCTTTTAGCGCACTCTACGGATATACGAGTGATGAAGAAGGTGTCCGACATGCGCTCGTTTTTCAAAATGAAGCTCATGTTGATGAAGCTGATGCGTTGTTCATGTTGGGCGCTTGCGCATCTTTTGTAACGTACCTTGTTTCTCGCAAACCTTCTGATGCCTAG
- a CDS encoding DUF1796 family putative cysteine peptidase has protein sequence MKNVFVSLGGGCDAATNLKKLGLRHEQYPFDWLWNLDAGLDYVSKIIATDFKGLTSKHDYTYASHQINPVEKFLIFKNYPKIAHLHSNPHDSSDVLADYRVRIDRFRKLIKDTGKKTTFIYYRNAAVAEENSINDFHAEVSHLKSETTLFEEMMARLHPDKTFSLVSLLAIPATCFDNHALRENLRHTCSCNRSARTTFEIVPMRDDRYPEQFNAWTDEWTAALRRAKAVSPLDIMRGKMSKRKIRTRKKLTRLLPRASARLLG, from the coding sequence TTGAAAAACGTTTTTGTTTCGCTGGGTGGCGGGTGTGACGCTGCGACAAACCTCAAGAAGCTGGGCCTGAGGCATGAGCAATACCCCTTCGACTGGCTCTGGAACCTTGATGCGGGCCTGGACTACGTCTCGAAAATTATAGCGACAGACTTCAAGGGCCTGACCAGCAAGCACGACTATACTTACGCCTCGCATCAAATAAATCCGGTTGAGAAGTTCCTCATTTTCAAGAACTACCCGAAAATCGCGCATCTGCACTCCAATCCACACGACAGCAGTGACGTATTGGCGGACTACAGGGTTCGGATTGACAGGTTCAGGAAACTCATCAAAGACACCGGTAAAAAAACGACCTTCATCTACTATCGCAACGCGGCAGTGGCGGAAGAAAATTCGATAAACGACTTTCATGCAGAAGTTTCGCATCTGAAAAGCGAAACAACCCTTTTTGAAGAGATGATGGCGCGTCTTCATCCAGACAAAACATTTTCTCTGGTCAGTCTTCTTGCAATACCCGCGACCTGTTTTGACAATCACGCTCTCAGGGAAAATTTGCGACACACCTGCTCGTGCAACCGGTCTGCAAGAACGACATTCGAAATTGTCCCGATGCGTGACGATCGCTACCCGGAACAATTCAATGCATGGACAGACGAGTGGACTGCGGCGCTCAGACGAGCCAAGGCTGTTTCGCCACTGGACATAATGCGCGGAAAGATGTCGAAACGGAAAATTCGCACCCGGAAGAAACTGACCAGGCTTCTGCCCCGGGCTTCTGCCAGGCTGCTGGGTTAG
- a CDS encoding DUF930 domain-containing protein, producing MAGYRRSAIAELAPPTHLTRFVAERFPWICALWLHLALYALLSDAALWRTILPEPPEPVSVEIIPEYLPPSLPETALEETDESQSQTAAISPQSSADPLSGSNASSEQMPSSNATLPAPTDPSSSRTRPDQEWVTANAYFANDVLNDPRSAQAREFLPTLTSEDGREQICALEAMEQVRHARPGFKPTRLAPHAFRNSFQKEDMIVVPAGALRSNRVWYEIAYRCRLDASGKIVSGFEYALGAPIDRSIWDEYGLAPIH from the coding sequence TTGGCCGGGTATCGGAGAAGTGCCATAGCCGAGCTCGCCCCTCCGACGCATCTGACACGGTTTGTCGCGGAAAGGTTTCCGTGGATCTGTGCGCTCTGGCTGCACCTTGCGCTCTATGCGTTGTTGAGCGATGCGGCGCTGTGGCGGACGATCCTGCCAGAACCGCCCGAGCCTGTCTCCGTCGAGATCATTCCCGAATACCTGCCGCCAAGTCTGCCGGAAACCGCGCTGGAAGAAACCGACGAGAGCCAGTCGCAAACTGCGGCAATCTCCCCGCAATCCAGTGCTGATCCGTTGTCAGGTTCGAACGCGTCTTCGGAACAGATGCCTTCTTCGAATGCCACCTTGCCCGCGCCGACGGACCCATCTTCTTCGAGGACCAGGCCCGATCAGGAATGGGTTACTGCAAATGCCTATTTTGCCAATGATGTCCTGAACGACCCACGTTCCGCACAGGCACGCGAGTTTCTGCCAACCTTGACCAGTGAAGACGGACGCGAACAGATTTGCGCGCTGGAGGCAATGGAGCAAGTTCGTCATGCGCGGCCGGGATTCAAGCCGACACGGCTTGCGCCACATGCTTTCCGCAATTCATTTCAGAAGGAAGATATGATTGTCGTGCCCGCCGGAGCCCTCAGAAGCAACCGGGTCTGGTACGAGATCGCCTATCGATGCCGGCTGGACGCCAGCGGCAAGATCGTCAGCGGGTTCGAATATGCCCTTGGTGCACCAATCGACCGCTCGATCTGGGATGAGTACGGTCTGGCGCCGATCCATTGA
- a CDS encoding DUF2147 domain-containing protein: MLKTILSSALLAGAIITASATMSLAGDAKGDWVRPNGASKIRISSCGSSLCGKLIWLREPRNDTRNPDAAKRDRPLLGVQIVQAMKPTDKENQWKGKVYNAEDGKTYTGFIELTSANALKLEGCVMGGLICKGETWKREQ, from the coding sequence ATGCTGAAAACCATTCTGTCGTCCGCACTTCTTGCGGGCGCCATCATCACCGCATCCGCAACAATGTCTCTCGCAGGCGATGCCAAGGGAGACTGGGTCCGTCCGAACGGGGCATCCAAGATCCGGATAAGCTCCTGCGGCAGCTCCTTGTGCGGCAAGCTGATATGGCTGCGGGAGCCGCGAAACGACACCAGGAACCCGGACGCGGCCAAGCGGGACCGCCCGCTGCTGGGAGTACAGATCGTTCAGGCCATGAAACCCACCGACAAGGAAAACCAGTGGAAGGGCAAGGTCTATAACGCCGAGGACGGCAAGACCTATACCGGCTTCATCGAGCTGACGTCCGCCAACGCGTTGAAACTGGAGGGCTGCGTGATGGGCGGCCTCATCTGCAAGGGCGAAACCTGGAAACGGGAACAATAA
- a CDS encoding DUF2147 domain-containing protein → MVPVSFFVSAFPTSRLLSKAGLFALLLAGTGGQAIAAPDINGKWLTPAGAVIQIQKCGKVPCGKIVRFPAPKGYSMENTPDLKNKDESKRKRKVLGLTVLWRMAPQKDGWKGRVYDPRRGFSADATLRPKNASALEVQGCVRVVFNVCEKETWRRVD, encoded by the coding sequence GTGGTTCCTGTTTCTTTCTTTGTTTCTGCGTTTCCGACTTCCAGACTGTTATCGAAAGCCGGTCTGTTCGCTCTCCTGCTTGCAGGCACGGGGGGCCAAGCCATTGCAGCCCCGGACATCAACGGCAAATGGCTGACACCGGCAGGTGCCGTCATCCAGATTCAAAAATGCGGCAAGGTGCCCTGCGGCAAGATTGTCCGGTTTCCGGCCCCCAAAGGCTATTCAATGGAAAACACGCCGGATCTCAAAAACAAGGACGAAAGCAAGCGCAAACGGAAGGTGCTCGGCCTGACCGTGCTCTGGCGCATGGCACCGCAGAAAGATGGCTGGAAAGGACGGGTCTATGATCCGCGTCGCGGCTTCAGCGCGGATGCCACTCTGCGCCCGAAGAACGCCTCCGCCCTGGAAGTACAGGGCTGCGTCCGCGTCGTTTTCAATGTCTGCGAAAAGGAAACCTGGCGACGGGTCGACTGA
- a CDS encoding nuclear transport factor 2 family protein, giving the protein MSDTCLTPDDIETLTRLEESLWRAETQYDPVLMDRIFADGFFEFGRSGRIYPREDLILPARAARPIDVRLPLPGLKFTVIDTNSVLVTYVSEVRRELGNVERANRSSIWSRRDGAWQLRFHQGTARQTPTDK; this is encoded by the coding sequence ATGTCTGACACGTGCCTCACGCCCGACGATATCGAAACGCTCACCAGACTGGAGGAAAGCCTGTGGCGAGCGGAAACGCAGTACGATCCGGTCCTGATGGACCGGATCTTTGCGGATGGCTTTTTTGAGTTCGGCCGATCCGGCCGTATCTATCCGCGTGAAGACCTGATCCTGCCCGCGCGTGCCGCACGACCTATCGACGTACGCCTGCCCCTGCCCGGCCTCAAGTTCACCGTGATCGACACGAATTCGGTTCTCGTGACCTATGTCAGTGAGGTCAGGCGTGAGCTTGGTAACGTTGAAAGGGCAAACCGCAGTTCGATCTGGAGCAGACGAGACGGAGCCTGGCAGTTACGGTTCCATCAAGGCACAGCGCGCCAGACACCGACTGATAAATGA
- a CDS encoding GNAT family N-acetyltransferase, translating into MPVTIASTVSIEKARPEHLREIVAIINAGATSVRKDREFADWQDYRPAFDALVAAPECDIYVALAESGEVVGTFQIHFMKGLAFQGRPRVELESVHVRADQRGSGVGRLMMARAEDLARQGNACMVQLTSNKEREGSHHFYKRLGYDQSHHGYKKMFV; encoded by the coding sequence ATGCCGGTCACAATTGCCTCGACCGTTTCCATCGAAAAAGCCCGCCCGGAGCACCTTCGCGAGATCGTCGCCATCATCAATGCGGGGGCGACCAGTGTCCGCAAGGACAGGGAATTTGCCGACTGGCAGGACTACCGCCCGGCATTTGACGCACTTGTCGCCGCACCCGAGTGCGATATCTACGTCGCGCTTGCCGAAAGCGGAGAAGTGGTCGGCACCTTCCAGATCCATTTCATGAAGGGGCTCGCCTTCCAGGGGCGTCCGAGGGTTGAACTGGAAAGCGTTCACGTGCGGGCAGACCAGCGTGGGTCCGGTGTCGGGCGACTGATGATGGCAAGGGCTGAAGACCTGGCACGGCAGGGCAACGCCTGCATGGTGCAGCTGACGTCGAACAAGGAACGCGAAGGCTCACATCACTTTTACAAGCGGCTTGGCTACGACCAGAGCCATCACGGCTACAAGAAGATGTTCGTCTGA
- a CDS encoding glycosyltransferase family 39 protein, whose product MMFRSSTAGTGPAPFYATPLGVWGVVALWGLAHILLRALNTPVLGTDDMFENVLVQTLEPGYMLRQPPLYEWLLWSAQQLFGPTIWAALFVKYTLISVAALFLFLIARKAIHDTRLAALCVFSYSLFYQFGWNLHEGVTHTVVLTTACAMSAFFFLKALETQRLGYYVLFGMAAGAGLLGKHSYPIFVLALILAAASDPAWRTRLRLSGLLLVPFAMALIYSPYAYWIFSEGLKLLASVSDTMGVSAETSHLMRAGEGLGKLAFGLVGFSVPLVPLLLLLFWPRYLGRKKPETPAVSDAARLCGRTVLLMILLTALMIAITGATYVKERHMHPLLLLLPVWLFADLERFGFEKQWRWLTAVVLAVVAVAFLARVPGLVAPDKTWCGGKCRHMKPYVDLKAPLADLGAADATLIADDGYTGGNLRVLFPDARLVTKAIPARTPPRQSCFFIWEEGDKEPDTSAMERFSQVAFWDAGEALEATYLTGAWPHLWKPPGWRTSWWGVAKLPPESPICR is encoded by the coding sequence TCGGGGTCTGGGGCGTCGTCGCCCTTTGGGGGCTCGCGCATATCCTGCTGAGGGCGTTGAACACGCCCGTCCTTGGTACGGACGATATGTTCGAGAACGTTCTGGTGCAGACACTGGAGCCCGGTTACATGCTGCGTCAGCCGCCGCTTTACGAGTGGCTGCTCTGGTCTGCGCAGCAATTGTTCGGCCCTACAATCTGGGCAGCGCTTTTCGTCAAATATACCCTGATCTCGGTTGCCGCGCTGTTTCTGTTTCTGATCGCACGCAAGGCCATTCACGACACGCGCCTTGCAGCCCTGTGTGTCTTTTCCTATTCGCTCTTCTACCAGTTCGGCTGGAACCTTCATGAAGGCGTCACCCACACGGTGGTGTTGACTACAGCCTGCGCCATGAGCGCCTTCTTCTTCCTGAAGGCGCTGGAGACACAGCGGCTCGGCTACTACGTGCTGTTTGGCATGGCGGCGGGGGCTGGACTGCTGGGCAAGCATTCCTACCCGATTTTTGTACTTGCCCTGATCCTGGCGGCGGCCAGCGACCCGGCATGGCGCACCCGGCTGCGCCTTTCGGGCCTGTTGCTGGTGCCTTTCGCGATGGCACTGATCTACAGCCCCTATGCCTATTGGATCTTCAGCGAAGGACTGAAGCTGCTGGCATCGGTTTCCGACACCATGGGTGTCAGTGCTGAAACATCGCATCTGATGCGCGCAGGCGAGGGGCTCGGGAAACTTGCCTTCGGACTTGTCGGTTTCTCGGTTCCGCTGGTCCCGCTGCTGCTCCTGCTGTTCTGGCCGCGCTATCTTGGCCGCAAAAAGCCCGAAACACCTGCCGTGAGTGACGCAGCGCGCCTGTGCGGGCGCACGGTTCTCCTGATGATCCTGCTGACGGCGCTGATGATTGCGATCACAGGTGCGACCTACGTCAAGGAACGGCACATGCACCCGCTGCTTCTGCTGCTGCCGGTGTGGCTGTTCGCCGACCTGGAACGCTTTGGATTTGAAAAGCAATGGCGCTGGCTGACGGCCGTTGTTCTGGCGGTTGTCGCGGTTGCCTTTCTCGCCCGGGTACCAGGGTTGGTCGCGCCGGACAAGACATGGTGCGGTGGCAAGTGCCGGCACATGAAGCCTTACGTGGACCTGAAGGCACCTCTGGCTGACCTGGGTGCAGCAGACGCCACACTGATTGCCGATGATGGCTATACAGGCGGCAATCTGAGGGTTTTGTTTCCCGATGCCCGGCTGGTGACCAAGGCCATTCCGGCCAGAACGCCACCGCGACAAAGCTGCTTCTTCATCTGGGAAGAGGGGGACAAGGAGCCGGACACGTCTGCAATGGAGCGCTTCAGTCAGGTCGCCTTCTGGGATGCCGGCGAGGCGCTTGAGGCAACCTACCTCACCGGCGCTTGGCCGCATTTGTGGAAGCCGCCTGGCTGGCGGACAAGCTGGTGGGGCGTAGCCAAGCTCCCGCCCGAGAGCCCAATCTGCCGCTGA